A single Pseudomonas brassicacearum DNA region contains:
- a CDS encoding DUF692 domain-containing protein → MRPLPRIGVGLRAPHYQAFLEGHPAVDWLEVHTENYLGPGGKDLHILRRLAQRYPISLHGVGLGIGSVHGFSSAHVERIRRLAADVDPFLVSEHLSWGAIEGRCLNDLLPLPLVEASLDLVCDRVDQVQDTLGQQLLLENISTSLRYHGDTLGEAQFLAEVVARTGSAVLLDLNNLHVNQCNHGECALAALQALDKSTVREFHLAGHSQEEDLLIDDHGSAVAEPVWSLYRNALRRFGPVPVLVEWDTRLPPLGELLDQVEIARTIAREVLHDT, encoded by the coding sequence GTGCGTCCATTACCACGGATTGGTGTTGGCCTCAGGGCCCCTCATTATCAAGCGTTCCTGGAGGGCCATCCCGCCGTTGACTGGCTTGAGGTTCATACGGAGAACTACTTGGGGCCTGGCGGCAAGGACCTGCATATTCTGCGACGCCTGGCGCAAAGATATCCCATCAGCCTACATGGCGTCGGACTGGGCATCGGCTCGGTCCATGGTTTTTCCAGCGCCCATGTCGAACGCATACGACGCCTGGCTGCGGACGTAGATCCGTTCCTGGTGTCCGAGCATTTGAGTTGGGGGGCGATTGAAGGACGGTGCCTCAACGACCTGCTGCCGCTACCCCTGGTTGAAGCTTCGCTGGACCTGGTCTGTGACCGGGTCGACCAGGTCCAGGATACGTTGGGCCAACAGTTGTTGCTCGAAAACATCTCCACCAGCTTGCGCTACCATGGCGATACCCTGGGCGAAGCCCAATTCCTCGCCGAAGTGGTGGCACGCACCGGAAGTGCAGTGCTACTCGACCTCAATAACCTCCACGTCAATCAGTGCAACCATGGGGAATGCGCACTCGCCGCCTTGCAGGCTCTGGATAAATCGACTGTTCGCGAATTTCATCTGGCGGGCCATAGCCAGGAAGAGGACCTGCTGATCGACGATCATGGCAGCGCGGTGGCGGAACCGGTCTGGTCACTGTATCGCAATGCGTTGCGCCGGTTTGGCCCGGTACCGGTACTGGTTGAATGGGACACACGCCTGCCGCCGCTGGGCGAGCTGCTCGATCAGGTCGAGATCGCTCGGACGATTGCCCGGGAGGTGTTGCATGACACGTGA
- a CDS encoding DNA-binding domain-containing protein, translating to MTREELAALQVSFTQALDCSSSPSVLPQGWLETASAGDRRRFARYRSGLWRHQEQSLALTYPVIKALVGDHFFRSLAYDYGRRYPSRHPDLGMFGERLPTFLDQYLPVAPYPYFAAVASLEWTLHLASHAREATALDPRALATMSSAGLDVQRFTLSPGCGLLPCEWPVVAIWTAHRQQSQPLPSVNRHVCTALVYRNGWSVEAREVEPWEAAALERLAQGTTLGEALIAAQERYSALGQPQLVDSATLVTRWLNDGLLTAVP from the coding sequence ATGACACGTGAAGAGTTGGCCGCGCTGCAGGTCAGCTTTACCCAGGCGCTGGATTGTTCATCATCACCCTCTGTCCTGCCACAAGGATGGTTGGAGACGGCAAGCGCTGGCGACCGGCGACGCTTCGCACGCTATCGCAGCGGGCTGTGGCGGCATCAGGAGCAATCGTTGGCCTTGACCTATCCTGTCATCAAGGCGCTGGTGGGCGATCATTTTTTTCGCTCGCTCGCCTATGACTATGGGCGGCGCTATCCATCGCGACATCCAGACCTGGGCATGTTCGGCGAGCGCCTGCCGACTTTCCTCGATCAATATCTTCCCGTAGCGCCCTACCCTTATTTTGCGGCGGTGGCGTCATTGGAATGGACCCTCCACCTTGCCTCTCATGCCCGCGAAGCCACGGCACTCGATCCTCGGGCACTGGCCACAATGAGCAGCGCTGGGCTGGATGTCCAACGATTCACCTTGTCGCCGGGCTGTGGGCTGCTGCCCTGCGAATGGCCGGTGGTCGCGATATGGACCGCCCACCGCCAGCAGAGCCAGCCTCTACCGTCAGTGAATCGCCACGTCTGCACCGCCCTCGTCTATCGAAACGGCTGGAGCGTCGAAGCACGCGAGGTCGAGCCCTGGGAAGCCGCGGCGCTGGAGCGCTTGGCGCAGGGCACGACCCTGGGTGAAGCGTTAATCGCCGCCCAGGAGCGTTACAGCGCGCTGGGTCAGCCCCAACTTGTCGATAGCGCTACCCTGGTCACCCGCTGGTTGAATGATGGCCTGCTGACTGCCGTTCCCTGA
- a CDS encoding nucleoside-specific channel-forming protein Tsx: MHCTSQCRATPGVLAAALLLTAVTGLLSTTAQAQTTEASAQGEALSPEATPSKKGAYLSDWYNQDLTLIGSKDISFGPQPVDDIYLEYEYFGRKGPFELYGYVDIPKIFDIGNSHDKGVWDHGSPVFMEHEPRISIDYLAGRSLAIGPFKEWYVAFDWIYDHGSNSANRANTLYSGLGTDIDTHSRVNLSANFYGRYQWENYGASNEYSWDGYRAQLKYIVPISQFGNGASLTYIGFTNFDFGSDLHKDNPARTANATVATNVLLYSFTHLRFTLVGRYFHNGGNWQDGSELDFGDGDFRARSDGWGYYAGVGYQF, translated from the coding sequence ATGCACTGCACTTCCCAGTGTCGCGCTACGCCCGGCGTATTGGCAGCCGCCCTGCTACTGACCGCCGTTACCGGACTACTCAGCACCACGGCCCAAGCCCAAACCACCGAGGCGTCCGCCCAGGGCGAAGCCCTCAGCCCCGAGGCGACCCCCTCGAAAAAGGGTGCCTACCTGTCGGACTGGTACAACCAGGACTTGACGCTCATCGGCAGCAAGGACATCAGCTTCGGCCCGCAACCGGTCGACGATATCTATCTGGAATATGAGTACTTCGGACGCAAAGGGCCCTTCGAGCTCTATGGCTACGTCGACATTCCAAAGATCTTCGACATTGGCAACAGTCACGACAAAGGGGTGTGGGACCACGGCTCCCCCGTGTTCATGGAGCACGAACCGCGTATCTCCATCGATTACCTGGCCGGTCGCAGCCTGGCCATCGGGCCGTTCAAGGAATGGTATGTGGCGTTCGACTGGATCTACGATCACGGCAGCAACAGCGCCAATCGAGCGAACACCTTGTACAGCGGCCTGGGCACCGACATCGACACTCACTCAAGGGTCAACCTGTCGGCCAACTTCTATGGCCGTTATCAATGGGAAAACTATGGCGCCAGCAATGAATATTCCTGGGACGGCTACCGCGCCCAGCTCAAATACATCGTGCCGATCAGCCAGTTCGGCAATGGCGCCTCGCTGACTTACATCGGCTTCACCAACTTCGATTTCGGTTCGGACCTGCACAAGGACAACCCCGCCCGCACCGCCAACGCCACAGTCGCCACCAACGTCTTGCTGTATTCATTCACGCACCTGCGCTTTACGCTGGTGGGCCGTTACTTCCACAACGGCGGCAACTGGCAGGACGGCAGTGAGCTTGACTTCGGCGACGGCGACTTCCGTGCCCGCTCCGACGGCTGGGGATACTACGCCGGGGTTGGCTATCAATTCTGA
- a CDS encoding alpha/beta hydrolase, translating into MFKALALFLLLVSSGLQAQPSLHTDLPLNYLAQVDGQARNRPLVIFLHGSGSNEQDLFELKDELPRHYNYLSVRAPKNMEQDRYQWFAKKGDGAYDGDTSDLKASGQVLLDFIDKARAKYSTDASKVYLVGFSQGAMMSYEVALRHPEAVGGIAAMGGRVLSVLRAELTPDEPRRTLAVFIGHGTADPIIPYHDGTEANSFLKTLALEPQFHAYPGVGHSISALEVQDLRAWLERLNP; encoded by the coding sequence ATGTTCAAAGCGCTCGCCCTGTTCCTGTTGCTGGTCTCGTCCGGGTTGCAGGCCCAGCCCTCGTTGCACACGGACTTGCCGCTCAACTACCTGGCCCAAGTCGATGGGCAAGCCCGTAACCGCCCGCTGGTGATCTTCTTGCACGGCTCCGGCAGCAACGAACAGGACCTGTTCGAACTCAAGGACGAACTGCCCCGGCATTACAACTACCTCTCGGTGCGAGCGCCGAAGAACATGGAACAGGACCGTTACCAGTGGTTCGCCAAAAAAGGCGACGGTGCCTACGACGGTGACACTTCGGACCTGAAGGCCAGCGGCCAGGTGCTGCTGGACTTCATCGACAAGGCTCGGGCCAAGTATTCGACCGACGCGAGCAAGGTCTACCTGGTAGGGTTCAGTCAGGGTGCGATGATGAGTTACGAAGTGGCCTTGCGACACCCCGAAGCCGTCGGTGGCATCGCCGCGATGGGCGGGCGGGTCCTGTCGGTGTTGCGGGCGGAACTGACCCCCGATGAGCCGCGCCGGACTCTGGCGGTGTTCATCGGCCATGGCACGGCAGACCCGATCATTCCCTACCACGATGGCACCGAGGCCAACAGTTTCCTGAAGACCCTGGCGCTGGAGCCGCAATTCCATGCCTATCCGGGCGTGGGCCACAGCATCAGCGCCCTGGAAGTGCAGGACCTGCGGGCCTGGTTGGAGCGGCTCAATCCCTAG
- a CDS encoding purine-nucleoside phosphorylase, translating to MINRLSISIGLACTALFCSTAGAAPPLQPKVMLITMFAPEAQHWIERLELKDEIRVPGLSAEYPTIRCNTERVCLLITGMGQTNAAASTLALALSPTVDLRKSYFLVAGIAGINPHHGTLGTTAWAHYLVEFGTQWELDSRDVPKDWPTGYLGINTKGPNEKPPLDYKTEVFELNPALQAKAFALSQKVSLAESKESAAWRLKYPYAPANQPPVVTRCDTLAGNTWFSGTRLSERAEVWTRLLTDNKGVYCTTQQEDNSTYEALLRASREGRVDINRLAVLRAGSDFDRPEPGGNEVDNLLKYADQGAFVPALENLFRTANPLVQDIVKNWSAWKDGVPGL from the coding sequence ATGATCAATCGCCTGTCTATTTCTATCGGCCTGGCCTGCACGGCCCTGTTCTGCTCGACCGCCGGGGCCGCGCCGCCGCTTCAACCCAAAGTGATGCTGATCACGATGTTCGCCCCCGAGGCGCAGCATTGGATCGAACGCCTCGAACTCAAGGATGAAATCCGCGTGCCGGGTCTGTCCGCCGAGTATCCGACGATCCGCTGCAATACCGAGCGGGTCTGCCTGCTGATCACCGGCATGGGCCAGACCAACGCCGCGGCCTCGACACTGGCCCTGGCCCTCTCCCCCACCGTCGACCTGCGCAAAAGCTATTTCCTGGTGGCCGGGATCGCCGGCATCAACCCGCACCACGGCACGCTTGGCACGACGGCCTGGGCTCATTACCTGGTGGAGTTCGGCACCCAGTGGGAGCTGGATTCGCGGGACGTGCCCAAGGACTGGCCCACCGGTTACCTGGGCATCAACACCAAGGGGCCGAACGAAAAGCCGCCGCTGGACTACAAGACGGAAGTCTTCGAACTCAACCCGGCCCTGCAAGCCAAGGCCTTTGCCCTCAGCCAGAAGGTGAGCTTGGCGGAAAGCAAGGAATCGGCGGCCTGGCGCTTGAAGTATCCGTACGCCCCGGCCAACCAGCCGCCGGTGGTGACCCGCTGCGACACCCTGGCCGGCAACACCTGGTTCTCCGGTACGCGCCTGAGCGAGCGCGCCGAAGTCTGGACCCGCCTGCTCACCGATAACAAAGGCGTGTACTGCACCACCCAACAGGAAGACAACTCCACCTACGAGGCCCTGCTGCGGGCCAGCCGCGAAGGTCGGGTGGACATCAACCGGCTGGCCGTGCTGCGGGCCGGGTCCGACTTCGACCGCCCCGAGCCCGGCGGCAACGAGGTCGACAACCTGCTCAAATACGCCGACCAGGGCGCGTTCGTCCCGGCGCTGGAAAACCTGTTCCGCACCGCTAACCCGCTGGTGCAGGACATTGTGAAGAACTGGTCGGCGTGGAAAGACGGCGTGCCTGGCCTTTGA
- the selD gene encoding selenide, water dikinase SelD, which translates to MSEPIRLTQYSHGAGCGCKISPQVLEVILAGSGAQNLDPKLWVGNASRDDAAVYAIDEERGVVSTTDFFMPIVDDPFDFGRIAATNAISDIYAMGGDPLMAIAILGWPVNVLAPEIAREVIRGGRSVCDEAGIPLAGGHSIDAPEPIFGLAVTGLVQKRHMKRNDTATAGCRLYLTKPLGIGILTTAEKKGKLRAADVGLARDWMCTLNKPGSRFGKLDGVTAMTDVTGFGLLGHLVEMADGSRLTARIRYDAVPRLPGVEYYLDLGCVPGGTLRNYDSYASKVGRVQELHKRVLCDPQTSGGLLIAVTPEGEGEFLQVAAELGLALEPIGELVERQRYAVEVS; encoded by the coding sequence ATGAGCGAGCCGATTCGCCTGACCCAGTACAGCCACGGCGCCGGCTGCGGCTGCAAGATTTCGCCCCAGGTGCTGGAAGTGATCCTGGCCGGCAGCGGTGCGCAGAACCTCGATCCCAAGTTGTGGGTCGGCAATGCGTCCCGGGACGATGCGGCGGTGTATGCCATCGACGAGGAGCGCGGGGTGGTCTCGACCACCGACTTTTTCATGCCGATTGTCGATGATCCCTTCGATTTCGGTCGCATCGCCGCCACCAATGCCATCAGCGATATCTACGCCATGGGCGGTGACCCGCTAATGGCCATTGCGATTCTCGGCTGGCCAGTCAACGTATTGGCCCCGGAAATTGCCCGGGAAGTGATTCGCGGCGGTCGTTCCGTGTGCGACGAGGCTGGGATTCCCCTGGCCGGCGGGCATTCGATCGACGCGCCTGAGCCGATTTTCGGCCTGGCGGTCACAGGCCTGGTGCAAAAGCGCCATATGAAACGCAACGACACGGCCACCGCCGGTTGCCGCTTGTACCTGACCAAGCCGCTGGGCATCGGCATCCTCACCACGGCGGAAAAGAAAGGCAAGCTGCGCGCCGCCGATGTCGGCCTGGCCCGTGACTGGATGTGCACCCTCAACAAACCTGGCAGCCGTTTTGGCAAGCTCGACGGCGTGACGGCGATGACCGACGTCACCGGTTTCGGCCTGCTCGGGCACCTGGTGGAAATGGCCGACGGCAGCCGCCTGACCGCGCGCATCCGCTATGACGCGGTGCCGCGCCTGCCGGGCGTCGAGTACTACCTCGACCTGGGCTGTGTGCCGGGCGGTACGCTGCGCAACTACGACAGTTACGCCAGCAAGGTCGGCCGCGTCCAGGAACTGCACAAGCGCGTGCTGTGCGACCCGCAGACCAGCGGCGGCCTGCTGATTGCCGTTACCCCCGAAGGCGAGGGCGAATTCTTGCAGGTTGCCGCTGAACTCGGCCTGGCGCTGGAACCCATCGGCGAATTGGTCGAGCGACAGCGTTACGCGGTCGAGGTGTCTTGA
- a CDS encoding KamA family radical SAM protein: protein MSSNIVDYDFADIQLKSLIAHSSQGQRLKPLLSLRYAFRSDEFWRDLNHWKDIDVELFLNHLWQEKNAITSVGALGALIKNRISAAFLRDLEEGHQMAPMSIRLTPYILSLIDWDNPYLDPLRRQFLPLASEISIDHPMVKLDPMGEQDDSPAPGLTHRYPDRVLFLATNVCPVYCRYCTRSYAVGLDTDAVTKKKINAPGERWEPALRYIETNSSVEDVVISGGDAYRLKARQITEIGERLLDVPHVRRMRFATKGLAVLPMKIQSDHDWTDAISRLSDRARKMHKSIAIHTHFNHPNEITAVTAKALGMLYERGVEVRNQAVILKGVNDNPQTMHRLNECLAYLNVRPYYCFQGDMIRGVEALRTSLCDSIALEKSTRGLIAGHNTPHFIVDLPGGGGKRDIHSYDYYDQHLGIAAYRAPAVKKDKIFLYCDPLHTLTADAQALWTNPATRTQLLDDVLKSVK from the coding sequence ATGTCAAGTAACATTGTGGATTATGACTTTGCTGACATTCAATTAAAGTCATTGATTGCCCATTCTTCTCAGGGCCAGCGTCTGAAACCATTACTGTCGCTGCGATATGCCTTTCGAAGTGATGAATTCTGGCGCGACCTGAATCATTGGAAAGACATTGATGTCGAGTTGTTTCTGAATCATCTGTGGCAAGAAAAAAATGCCATTACCAGCGTTGGTGCGCTGGGCGCATTGATCAAGAACAGAATCAGTGCCGCGTTCCTGAGAGACCTTGAAGAAGGTCACCAGATGGCTCCGATGTCTATCCGGCTGACGCCATATATCCTCTCGCTGATTGACTGGGACAACCCTTACCTGGACCCGTTGCGGCGCCAGTTCCTGCCCCTGGCCTCGGAGATCTCCATCGATCATCCCATGGTGAAGCTCGACCCCATGGGCGAGCAGGACGACTCACCGGCCCCGGGGCTGACCCACCGCTACCCGGACCGTGTGTTGTTCCTGGCGACCAATGTCTGTCCGGTCTACTGCCGGTATTGCACCCGCAGCTATGCGGTGGGGCTGGACACCGATGCGGTGACCAAGAAGAAGATCAACGCCCCCGGCGAGCGCTGGGAACCTGCCTTGCGCTACATAGAAACCAATTCCAGTGTCGAGGACGTAGTGATCTCGGGCGGCGATGCCTATCGACTCAAGGCCCGGCAGATCACCGAGATCGGTGAACGACTGCTGGACGTTCCCCATGTACGGCGCATGCGTTTCGCCACCAAGGGGTTGGCGGTATTGCCGATGAAGATCCAGAGCGATCACGACTGGACCGATGCCATTTCGCGCTTGTCGGACCGGGCGAGAAAGATGCACAAGTCCATTGCGATACACACTCATTTCAACCATCCGAACGAAATAACGGCGGTCACCGCCAAGGCCTTGGGGATGCTCTATGAGCGTGGCGTCGAGGTCAGGAACCAGGCCGTCATCCTGAAAGGCGTCAATGACAACCCGCAGACCATGCACCGCTTGAACGAATGCCTAGCCTACTTGAACGTGCGTCCCTACTACTGTTTTCAAGGGGACATGATCCGTGGTGTCGAAGCACTCAGAACGAGCCTTTGCGATTCGATCGCCCTGGAAAAATCCACCCGTGGCCTGATTGCCGGGCATAACACGCCGCATTTCATCGTGGATTTGCCCGGCGGTGGCGGCAAGCGCGATATCCATAGCTACGACTACTACGACCAACACCTGGGCATCGCTGCCTATCGCGCGCCAGCCGTAAAGAAGGACAAGATTTTTCTTTACTGCGACCCGCTCCATACCCTGACCGCAGACGCCCAAGCTCTCTGGACGAATCCGGCGACGCGGACACAGTTGCTCGACGATGTACTGAAATCCGTCAAATAA
- a CDS encoding DUF2282 domain-containing protein — MNLKDILVATALASISSASLADVAADKTAETEVCYGVAKAGHNDCSDSSCLHDCSEMSKVDNDPLEWVAVPKGTCTQMGGVVKAQPDACPFDEPAVAAAVDAGAGERLFNGGDHARGIVACSSCHGTAGASENAEYPKLAGQFAKYVETQLRAFRDASRPSPVMVTVAKSLNDQDIANVAQYLVQSSTTQSSGTAQPQPGVVASSTTLTHQEVKSGTVSN; from the coding sequence ATGAATCTAAAGGATATTCTGGTAGCCACCGCGCTGGCCTCCATCAGCAGTGCTTCGCTGGCCGATGTGGCGGCTGATAAAACAGCAGAGACCGAGGTTTGCTACGGCGTAGCCAAGGCAGGCCATAACGATTGCTCCGACAGCAGTTGCCTGCACGACTGCTCGGAAATGAGCAAGGTCGACAACGATCCACTTGAGTGGGTCGCTGTACCCAAAGGCACCTGCACGCAGATGGGCGGCGTCGTCAAAGCCCAGCCAGACGCCTGCCCGTTCGACGAACCCGCTGTCGCTGCGGCCGTTGACGCTGGTGCAGGGGAACGACTCTTCAACGGGGGCGATCATGCCCGCGGCATCGTGGCCTGCTCTTCCTGCCATGGCACGGCTGGCGCGTCTGAAAACGCCGAGTACCCAAAACTGGCAGGTCAGTTTGCCAAGTATGTGGAGACACAACTGCGAGCCTTTCGTGATGCCTCGCGTCCATCTCCTGTGATGGTGACTGTGGCCAAGTCCCTCAACGACCAAGACATCGCCAACGTGGCGCAATATCTGGTGCAGTCTTCCACGACTCAGTCTTCGGGCACGGCGCAGCCTCAACCGGGCGTTGTCGCGTCCTCGACAACACTCACTCATCAAGAAGTGAAATCGGGCACCGTGTCTAATTAA